Genomic window (Macrobrachium nipponense isolate FS-2020 chromosome 35, ASM1510439v2, whole genome shotgun sequence):
TTATTGGCAACCACTTCTCTAGGAGGAACTTGAAAATAAAGATGCTCATTAAGAagaaaattgtaaacaaaaaagtttataaaCATATCAAAATTTTTTGGTCTTGAAAACAAGTACAAATATAAACTGTAATGTAACACTGTTGTAGTTATAATTATTACTGCTGAATGATGTGTCACATTTCTAAACTTCTAAGAATTTTTCCTTTAAGTTAAAACTAAAGTAGGTAAAGtttaagaagttggacagcaagatgggtACAGATAATTACAAGACATACAATAAAACTGGAAGACAAAGGGATGGTGCTAAAAAATTCTCTGTAATCTTTTAACCTGATCCCAGCAGCCAGTAGAGCATTTGCCCTTGTTAAGACTGCCGATTTGTCaattataaaaaatgcaaattgatttaaaatttgtcatttcaggtCTACAAGCAtccataattttctttaagatttaaataattcttttatGGGTTGTAACTGAATAAATGTATTCTTACTCTTCTCCATAATAtttaacacatatataaatatttagcaCTACTTTTCAACAAAGGGATACTCACTGTGTAAAAAGCATAGACAACATCATCTCTGATGTTTCATCTGGAAGATTGGTCAAGAACAAAATCTGGTTTGGTGGTTGCTCTGGCACATTCATGCCAGTGGCACCATGTAGAGGTGGTGGTTGATTGAAGAGGTTAGGACGAGGTGGCACAACTGTTGCACCAGCTTTGACTGAAATGTTACAATTAagcattaaaacatttttcataggatttgtgcaacataaaaataaatttggttAATCAGCCTCAAAAACCACATGTTTTTGAGGGGCCAGGTTTCTCAGCACAAACAATCAAGGTTCTGTTGAACGCTTGACAGTCTCCGAGTGCAAGGATGGTTATCATCATGATGGCTGCCTAACTGTCATTCACTGACAAGTAACTGATAAATATTTAAGTCAATTTATCACAGTACTGACTAAAGCTATAACTATTAGTAATCCACTTCCATGAGTGATCCCCATTGTAAGCAAGAAGTTGGTGTTTATGTCTATTAGGTCAAattaataatgcaataattaaaaaaaagtttataacacCAATATTGTAATGCAGTTCAGACCTCAATTGTTAAAACTAGTTTACTATACAATGATCTTcataattttctcttcaatgtcCCCTGCATGTTAAGTCAATGATTGATGTTACTAATAGATATTTGTATACGTAGTTTATCTGCTAAATAACTTCAACAGCATTACTAACACTTTTATTATTGATCAGTATTATAAACTAAATAGTACATACCAGCAGTACCAACTGCAGCCACAGGTGCTGCACTACCTTTCGCTTCtttgcctttcttcttcttcttttcctcttctttccgcTTGCTTCCTCTTTCTTTGTAGGTTCCTTTCTGTTTTGCTATTATGTCTGAATCTGTTTTTGCATAggcaattttctgtaaaagaaaaaatggactTTATAATCTGTATGAAGATAAAATCTTAAACACACCTGTGCAGTAATaaaatttcacaagaaatacttGTCAATGCACTCCGCCTTTTGTTCCTATACTGGAAGCATGGTATCAATTATGCAATCTATGTAAACAGAGGAATGGGTTGCTAGTTGTAAAAAAATCAACATCTGAATACATAAAGGAACTGATTATTTGAGAGAAATTTCATACCATAAATTATACTCTCCAAATATGACTAAAATTACAGAAGATAACTAATACAGAAAATCTATATTTGACAACTATTTCATGTCAACTATCTTCAGATGTGTTTAACATGGTCTACTGAATAATTGTAAGATGCAATTTCTAGTTGTCTTACAACAGGTGACAATGTAATGTAATGTTTTCCACCTCTGGACTGTGCCACAACCTCTATTCTATAGCATTCCACAGTTTTGGGTTTTAGTTACCATTTTTACCAATATTTTTCCAGACAGCTATTTAAGTAAACTTTGTAGACTATAAGGAAACTGCCTTCTCTTTACTTAAACTGTTTGTTATTCTCAGCTTTTATAATTTCTAATTTAAATCCTTTACCTCTGCCTCAAATTCATTGTCATGGCCCTCCCAACGTATAGTAAGTGATCTTTGgaggggttgtttttttttttttttttttttttttgcatagacaACTAGATCATTAATGTTTACTTATTTccagaaaaatttttaattacttttattggGAATCTTCATTTCATTCTATCGAATCTGTCAGCATTTAATCTATGCATGTTGAATCAAATCTCATTattaaaatgcaattaaaatCTCATCTAAGGAATTCTTTGCACCACAGGTTAAACACTGACAACATAGTCAGTAGCTCATCACTTAGTTAATTCTCATTTATACATACTAGTATacgggcagtccccgggttacaatgaGGGTTCTGTTCtcgagacgcgtcgtaagccggaacatcgtcaaaaatcctaagaaatccttacttttaatgctttgggtgcattaaaaactatgtaaactgcattctaatagcatttttcataaaaaaaaccttcaaatattggttattttgcacttttggagacatatttcttctgccagattggCGTTGtaagcgttgtaaccctggaacatgcaacgtaaacctggaaataatttctgataaatataattgaaaagcgttgtaacttTGGAACGTcaaagccgaacccgtcgtaagccggggactgcctgtattattattcaaagacatCCACACAACTGGATATAAAATGTGCATAATACAAAAGAAACTTACCATAGGTTTGTCATAAAATGGAAATCCTTGCATGGCTCTCATAGCACTTGTAGCACTGCCAATTTCTTTGAAGATAACAAATGCCTGGCCTCTCATTTTCAGTGTCTTTAGAGCCACTATGTCGAGGATTTGGCCAAATTGTGAAAA
Coding sequences:
- the LOC135208642 gene encoding U1 small nuclear ribonucleoprotein A-like, whose product is MLDTRPNHTIYVNNLNEKVKKDELKRSLYAIFSQFGQILDIVALKTLKMRGQAFVIFKEIGSATSAMRAMQGFPFYDKPMKIAYAKTDSDIIAKQKGTYKERGSKRKEEEKKKKKGKEAKGSAAPVAAVGTAVKAGATVVPPRPNLFNQPPPLHGATGMNVPEQPPNQILFLTNLPDETSEMMLSMLFTQFPGFKEVRLVPGRHDIAFVEFENEMQSAAAKDALQGFKITPTHSMKIAFAKK